Genomic window (Streptomyces sp. TG1A-60):
TGCGCGATCACCCACCTGTCGCCCGAGGTCGCCGCACGGCAGGCGTCCCCGAGCTGTCGGGTGCCCGACCACACACACCGGGGGACGCTCGTCAGTCTTCGCCCCGCAGGTCCGTGACCCGCTCCAGCAGGATCGCCTCCCACGTGCGCCGCAGGCGGTCCCGTAGGACCGGGAGCGGGGTGGCCGGTCGGCCCCGCAACCCTTCAGACAGGGCGATGACCGTGTCACAGCGAGCGAGCCAGAGGCCGCGCAGGCAGGGGCGCGCGCCGTAACCCGCGAGGGTGGCTGCGCGGACGGCGGCGGGGGAACCGACGGCCGTGGCGAGGCCTGCGATGTCCTCGGCGGGGTCACCGACGACCGCGTCGCTCCAGCCGAGGACCCCACGGACACGGCCCTCGGCGCTGACGAGGAGGTGGTCGCCCGTGAGCCGTTGATGGACGAGGACCGCGGCGGGCGCCGCCAACTGCGCGGCGCTCGCCGGTGTGAGCTGCCCGAGCCGTGCCGCGTCGAACTCGTCGGCCTCGGCGAGGTGCCGCGCCGCACGCCCGGCGGCCGTACGCAGCGCCTCCAGGGAGCGCGGTGCGAGCCGACCCACCCCGAGCAGCTCGGCCTGGCGCGGCGGCACGTCGCGCAGCCCCGTCAGGAGTGCCGCCAGATCGTCCTCGCCCACGGCGGACACCTCGTGGTCCTCGGCGGTGCCACCGGGCAGCCTGGTGTCGAGCGTGTAGGTGAGGCCCCCGGCCCACTCGCCGTGCGCGACGCTCACCGGGACGGCGACCCCGACGTGCGGCCGGACCAGGTCTCGCAGCCGCAGTTCGCGCCGTCGGCGCCCGACGGCGTGCCGGTCGGACGCGAGGCGCAGCACATGGCGGTCGCCGACCCACCAGGTGCGGTGCGCGTCGTCCCCGGCGACGGGCCGTACGTCGGGTCCGTCGCCACCCTCGCCGCCGCGCCGGCCCTCCCCGTTCTTCAGCAGGGAACGGACCAGTCGGCGGACGCTGTCCGCGGTGGGTGTCGGTGCCTGGGTCATGGTCGCGCCGTCGTCCGGGGTTCAGGGGAGCGGGGGTACGCGGTCGGTCACTCCACTATCGCCCTCTCACGCGGGGTGGTGTCGAGGCGCCGGCCACTGGGGCTACGGGCAGCATCCTGCCCCTCAGCAGCAGCGCACGCGAGCCGATCGCGCCGTGTCGTCGACTCTCGTGGGCCCGGACGACGGGCGCCGGTGGGATCTGACGCTCCGTCACCTCGCGTTGTCGTCGGCGACCG
Coding sequences:
- a CDS encoding aminoglycoside phosphotransferase family protein; this translates as MTQAPTPTADSVRRLVRSLLKNGEGRRGGEGGDGPDVRPVAGDDAHRTWWVGDRHVLRLASDRHAVGRRRRELRLRDLVRPHVGVAVPVSVAHGEWAGGLTYTLDTRLPGGTAEDHEVSAVGEDDLAALLTGLRDVPPRQAELLGVGRLAPRSLEALRTAAGRAARHLAEADEFDAARLGQLTPASAAQLAAPAAVLVHQRLTGDHLLVSAEGRVRGVLGWSDAVVGDPAEDIAGLATAVGSPAAVRAATLAGYGARPCLRGLWLARCDTVIALSEGLRGRPATPLPVLRDRLRRTWEAILLERVTDLRGED